From the Schistocerca piceifrons isolate TAMUIC-IGC-003096 chromosome 2, iqSchPice1.1, whole genome shotgun sequence genome, the window ctaccctgctattcctcccTTCCCCACACCAAGCCTCCTCCATACCCCACCATCCACCCCAGCAGGTTGCTACTCACATCAGAAGTGGCCGCAGTTGAACCCTATTGCCCGGAGATAGTGGCCATGTCTGTGTGAGCTGTACTTGAATGAATATAGTGTGTTTCCTGTTTCAGAAGAAGGACTTTGTGTGAAAGATAAAattttttagcagtctttttcattgtgtctttctgtgactcaatgcctcctctgTGTGAAAAGCAGCAATTTGTCCTTTCAATTTTGTTATTATAACTACAAGTGTGATGGAGACAGGCAGTGTGCCTCCACCACAACTTTGAATACACTGCAGCTTATGCGAGTCTGAAATTGAAAATAAGTTTCATTTTTAAATATCATGAACTGTTAAGTTGTAAGGATATGTAAAATATATGAggacatttcgaaaagtaaagatacaatggctcacagtccttaaatagaacagttatttagaaaacgtcagttacatcttattaactggattatttgttatttttcgacataatcacccctgttatccaaacatttgttaagtcggtgcacaagcttttgtatcccacagacatagaaggttgccgcctgttgtcggaaccttatttcaacttcatctttgatctcttcatcatcgtggaatgattttccactaaGATGTGACTTCATGTAacagaagacatggaagtcggtgggcgcaaggtccgggctgtgtggcggatggtccaatacgtcccatttgaattgtttgggTAGTGCTTCGGTTacaagcgctgtgtgaggccgagcgttgtcatgaagcaagcggactccacttgtcagcaatcccctgcgtttgttttgaattgcccttcgaagacattTCATAGGTTGGCAATATGCGGCAGCATTAATTgttgttccaggaggcataaattctaacagaagaatgccttgtctgtcccaaaaaacagaagccaagattttcttcactgaaatcaacgttttgcatttcttcgcttttggtgaattcgaatggtgccattgcattgattgttgcttggattcaggtgtatggtgataaacccacgtctcgtcgcctgtcacaatgtgatcaaggactCATctcctgcttcagcatagcgtgtgaggaagtcgactgcaaagcccatccttttctttttgtgttcttccgttaacagttttggaacccagcacgcatacaatttcctgtaccctaacttgacagtcacaacgtcataaagagttgtcattgacacgtccagtatgatctgaagcaattctttcaatgtgacacGTCTATTCGtgcgaattgcttcctccgttctccaaagaagggcatcagagatcacagatggccgacctgttctttgttcgtcatgatcagcggtcctaccttcagagaaatgacgacaccatttggttacattttgtcgattcataatgttcccataaacagaaacaatttctttgtgaatatcctcTGGTGGCTGACCGTTTGCATGAAGAAAACATATGATGGAGTGCACTTCGCATTTGGCAGGATTCTCATTTGGCGGGAttcgcagccattttaaacacgacctactccaaccagaagcaacgttcaactgccgaatgaccgtgaggagaaagctaacggttcaaggttaacactagtattgccaacttgctcgccaaacctcttctgttcctctggtgtatggtgtatctttactttccgaaataccctcgtacttCAACATGTTGTAAAATGAGATAAATAAAGCTTATTCACATGGGAACAAATTTGAGCCTTACTTTTTTTCTTCTCATAGTGGAGAAATTACACAGCAGAGCAGATTGGTCACAAATTAAAAATTGTGGGTTAATCTGTAGCTGGTAAAACTTTTTAAAAGTTCCTTCGTTGGCAGACAGTGGAGAACAGCACATTTGAAAAAGAAAGGATGTGGTGCTGGGGAGAAGAAATCAtttcaaaactttttaaaatttcttataTAAAACACATTACATTTACTATAGCATATGACTACAGTAATGAAAATATGAAATACACTAAAGAAGAACTATAGCTTTTCAGCTGCTATAGTCAAACATTACAAATATGTCCAAAACATATAGAAATCAGCAGTAATTTAGATCTGTAACTGGCTTTAGGTGGTTGCCTTGCAAAAACTGACTCACCATGTGTGCATCAATCacagtttctcccatatttgcatgtAAAtctggtttctacatctacatctacatttatactccgcaagccacccaacggtgtgtggcggagggcactttatgtgccactgtcattgcctccctttgctgctccagtcgtgtatggttcgtggtaagaacaactgctggaaagcctccgtgcatgctcgaatctctctaattttacattcgtgatctcctcgggaggtataagtagggggaagcaatatattcgataccttatacagaaacgcaccctcttgaaacctggacagcaagctacaccgctatgcagagcgcgtctcttgcagagtctgccatttgagtttgctaaccatctccgtaacgctatcacacttaccaaataaccctgtgatgaaacacgctgcttgtctttggatcttctctatctcctctgtcaacccaacctggtacagatcccaccctgatgagcaatactcaagtataggttgaacaagtgttttgtaagccacctcctttgttgatggactacattttctaaggactctcccaatgaatctcaacctggcacccaccttgccaacaattaattttatatgatcattccacttcaaatcgttccgtacacatactcccagatgttttacagaagtaactgctaccagtgtttgttccaccatcatataatcatagaataaaggatccttctttctacgtattcgcaataattacatttgtctatgttaagggtcagttgccactccctgcaccaagtgcctagccgctgcagatctttctgcatttcgctgcaattttctaatgctgcaacttctctgtatactacagcatcatccgcgaaaagccacatggaacttctgacactatctactaggtcatttatatatagtgtgaaaagcaatggtcccataacattcccctgtggcacgccagaggttactttaatgtctgtagacatctcttcattgagaacaacatgctgtgttccgtttgctaagacctcttcaatccagccacacagctggtctgatattccataggctcttactttgtttatcaggcgacagtgcagaactgtatcaaacatcttctggaaatcaaggaaaacgtcATCTACCTGggacctgtatctaatattttctgggtctcatgaacaaataaagcgagttgggtctcacacgatcgctgtttccggtatccatgttgattcctagagagtaaattctgggttttcagaaatgacatgatacgcgagcaaaaaacatgttccaaaatttcttcaacagctcgacgtcaaagatataggtctatagttttgtgcatctgctcgatgacccttcttgaaaactggaactacctgtgctcttttccaatcatttggaacctttcattCCTCTAGCGACTtgcagtacatggctgttagacggggggccagttctttcgcgtacgctgtgtagaatcgaattggtaccctgtcaggtctagtggactttcctctgttgagtgatttcagttgcttttctattccttggacacttattgcgatgtcagccatttttccgttcgtgcgaggatttagagaaggaactgcagtgcggtcttcctctgtaaaacggCTTTGGAAGAAGGTATTTTGTATTTCAGTTTTACacctgtcatcttccgtttcaatgccattatcatcccagcgtgtctgaatatgctgtttcgatccacttactgatttaacgttaaGATCAGAAgatcttcctaggattttctgtccagtcggtacataggattttactttcgaattcactgaacgcttcacgcatagctctccttatgctaactttgacatcatttagcttctgtttgtctgagaggctctggctgcatttaaatttgcagtgaagctctctttgcttttgcagtagtttcctcattttgttgttgaaccacggtgggtttttcccgtccctcacagttgtactcggcatgtacctgtctaaaacgattgctttgaactttattcataaacactcaacattgtcagtgtcggaacagaaatttttgttttgatctcttaggtagtctgaaatctgcctcctattactcttactaaacagataaaccttcctccccttttttttatattcctatttacttccatattcagggatgctgcaacagccttatgatcactgattccccgttctgcacttacagagtcaaaaagttcgggtctgtttgttatcagtaggtccaagatgttatctccatgagtcggttctctgtttaattgctcgaggtaatttttggctagtgcactcagtataatgtcactcgatgctctgtccctaccacccctcctaaacatctgagtgtccctgtctatatctggtaaattgaaatctccacctaagactatgacATGCTAaggaaatttgtgtgaaatgtattccagattttctttcagttgttctgccactaatgctgctgagtcgggaggtcggtaaaaggagacaattattaaactagcatggttgttgagtataacctccacccataataattcacaggaactatccacttctatttcactgccagataaactactactaacagcgacaaacacaccaccaccggttgcgtgcaatctatcctttctaaacaccgtctgtgcctttgtaaaatttcggcagaatttatctctggcttcagccagctttccgtacctataacaattctagctttggtgctttctatcagcacttgaagttctggtactttaccaatacaggttcaacagtttacaattacaatactgattgctgcttggtccctgcatgtcctgactttgccccgcaccctttgaggctgttgccctttctgtacttacccgaggtcatctaacctaaaaaaccgcctagtccaCGCCACAGAACCCATGCTACCCATGCAGCCACATGCtgagtgtagtggactcctgacctatccagcggaacccaaaccCCACCGCCCTAtggtgcaagttgaggaatctgcagcccacacggtcgcagaaccgtctcagccactgattcagaccctccactcggctatgtaccaaaggtccgcagttagtcctgtcaatgatgctgcagatggtgagctctgctttgatcccactagcaagactggcagtctttaccaaatcagatagctgctgggagccagagaggatttcctccgatccatagcgacacacccATATGCAGAGACTCAGGTGTAGTTCCTTCTCACTCTTGacagggaaaagaaaagaaataacaacaaaaacaacaacaacaacaactactactactactactactactactaataataataataataataataatagtaataataatattcctGTTAACTTTTCACCATCTTTTACTTGGTTTACTTTTACTAAATAATTATTTTGAGATTTATCATCCCATTCTACACAGTAGTACAGATATTGCTTGCATCAACTTTCACATTCTGCTagcagaaatgtttaaaatctTCTTTCTTTTCATTCTGTCCTTTGAATTTAAATTCTTAATAGCTATGCATTATTTTTATATTTGACAGGTGGCAAGAATCCGAGGGAAACCAAAACATAATATGTCACTTAGTACTTCATGTATTATTGCAAATGAACCATTGACAAAGACTGTACAATATGATGGTGTTCGTAAAATAATCATGTCAAGTCAAAAAACGAGGTTTGTTGTTCTCAAGCACTTGAATTGCAAGAATTGTCAAAACTGAACCCTAATTTCCATTTGTGTGATTTTTAGGAATGCACTGTCCATGAAAATGATGGAAGACTTGATTGCAGGCATCACCTGCAATCAGAATGACCCTTCTCTCAGGTGTATTTTACTGTATGGAGAAGGGCGGGTGTTCTCAGCTGGCCACAATTTGAAAGAACTGGTATgtcaaaaacagaaatttatggATTAATTACTTGTTTGTGCCTTCAATTAATAGCTGACAATAACTGTTGCAGACAAGCAAAGATGGGTCTGAATTCCACCATGAGGTTTTTGCAACCTGTTCTCGTCTGATGCTAGGCATCTTACAGTGTCCTGTGCCTGTCATAGCTGTTGTTCAAGGactggctgctgctgctggttgCCAACTTGTTGCTAGCTGTGACATTGCAATTTGCTCTGATAACAGCTCCTTCTCAACTCCAGGgtaatatatataaattttatacCAGTATCTAATAAaggaaaaaagataaaaacaaaaaaaggaactgGTATATTGAGAAAAAATTCTCTTAGTTATAAATATAGTATCAACTAAGCTATATGAAAATGCTTTGATTTTCTTTAATTCTGGAATTTGGCACAGTTTAATTTTTTAAGATGTCATTTTTTCGTCTGTGCTTACCTGCATTACTTTCCCACTCTCCACAATAGACAGCTTTCCATTACAAGCTGAGTTCATAATTATACAGAATTTATTGTGTCTATTGTGAATAATCATGATGAACATCCTGCTATAGTAattaattactaaaaaaaatgaggGGCACACCAGAAAGGAGTTActtaaatgggatggaaatcactaGATGAGATTTACGTGTAcacacagacaaatgattacaacttctgTAAAATCAAAtgacttattcaagaaaaagagctacacaaattgaggaagtcagtaatGTGTCGGTCCACCTTTGGGCCTCATGCGAGCAGTTATTTGGCTTTGTATTGATTAaaagagttgttgtatgtcctcctcaGGTATATTGTGCCAGATTCGCTTGCATGCACGAAAAATCTGTGACATGTAATATTAGATTATTAGATGATAGTTCTTTAAGCCTTGAAGTTATTTACCTCCTTTGGAGCTATTTACCTTGTCTTTTGTCTTCCTTTTGAAGTTATTTACctcttcttctttgaagacaatgtTACGGCCCCCAGCTTGCTCTGCCTAAATTTCTTCCTTCTCCAAAGTATTACAGATACTGGTAACACAGATAGATAGATCAGGTGAAACAAGGAATTGGTAAATGTAACTGATGTCGTACTATAACAGTTAGTGTATTTAACATCATTAGTGATCTAAACAGAAATCCGTGTCTTCTCTCTATTATACACTGGAAAAGACAGATAGTACAAGGCTGGTGAAAGATCAACATTTACAAACAtgagaaaattaatgttcttcatcTTTTCTCGCTTGCCCCACAGACTTGATTGCTGTGTGGGCATATTGCATTTTAATCTTTGCCGTAAACTAATTAGGCAAATGAACGGGTAAAAGTagacagaaaaaataaaacatatagCCTTGTAGGTGAAGCAGCATAAGTTCCAATACAatatctcaggaggacatccaataaataTATCAACAATgccaagtcaaataactgcttgcataagggccagtgaTGGACCAATACATTATTGACTTGtacaatttgtgaagctctgtctcttgaataaatcatccaatttttcagaaatCATAATCATTTGCTTGTGTACATGTTCTTCACATCtagtgatttccatcccatttggataattcttttGTAATgaatcctttttctttttcttttcattcattttttttcgtttttccagTGGTGATTAGTACTTATACTTTGTGTTCTCATCAATGATGGCAATGGGAAATGAAACATATCATCAAAAAATTTGCAAAAACTCTGTATACAAATGAATTTTCTGTTCTTGTTTGCAGAGCAAACTTTGGAATATTCTGCTCTACACCTGGAATTGCTGTTGGTCGTGCAGTGCCAAAAAAAGTAGCAGCACACATGTTGTTTACAGGTCTTCCTCTTTCAGCTGAGGAAGCTTTAAGAGCAGGCCTTGTGAGCAAAGTTGTTCCTGCAGAAGATCTAGGTATTTATCTAGCAGTGCATTTCTCTTAAAAGTCAGTTTCATCTTTTTGTCgaacatatttttcttgttgtctctgtcaatatacagggtgttacaaaacggtacggccaaactttcaggaaacattcctcacacacaaataaagaaaagatgttatgtggacatgtgtccggaaatgcttactttccatgttagagctcgttttgttacttctcttcaaatcacattaatcatggaatggaaacacacagcaacagaacgtaccagtgtgacttcaaacactttgttacacgaaatgttcaaaatgtcctccgttagcgaggatacatgcatccaccctccgtcgcatggaatccctgatgtgctgatgcagccctggaaaatggcatattgtatcacagccgtccacaatacgagcgcgaagagtctctacatttggtactggggttgcgtagacaaaagctttcaaatgcctccataaatgaaagtcaagagggttgaggtcaggagagcgtggaggccatggaattggtccgcctctaccaatccatcggtcaccgaatctattgttgagaagcgtacgaacacttcgactaaaatgtgcaggagctccatcgtgaatgaaccacatgttgtgtcgtacttgtaaaggcacatgttctagcagcacaggtagagtatcccatatgaaatcatgataatgtgctccattgagcgtaggtggaagaacatggggcccaatcaagacatcaccaacaatgcctgtccaaacgttcacagaaaatctgtgttgatgacgtgattgcacaatagcgtgcggattctcgtcagcccacacatgttgattgtgaaaatttacaatttgatcacgttggaatgaagcctcatccctaAAGAGAAcaattgcactgaaatgaggattgacacattgttggatgaaccatttgcagaagtgtacctgtggaggccaatcatctgctgataatgcctgcacacgctgtacatggtacagaaacaactggttctctcgtagcactctccatacagagacatggtcaacgttaccttgtacagcagcaacttctctgacgatgacattagggttattgtcaactgcacgaagaattgcctcgtcgattgcaggtgtcctcgtcgtcctaggtcttccccagtcgcgagtcataggctggaatgttccgtgctccctaagatgccgatcaattgcttcgaacgtcttcctgttggaacaccttcgttctggaaatctgtctcgatactaatccatacatcaaatgggcatctgccaactcctcttttgtaaacattgcagtgattgcaaaaccacgttcgtgatgaacactaacctgttgatgctacttactgatgtgcttgatgctagtactgtagagcaatgagtcgcatgtcaacacaagcaccgaagtcaacattaccttccttcaattgggccaactggcggtgaatcgaggaagtacagtacatactgacgaaactaaaatgatctctaacatggaaattaagcgtttccggacacatgtccacataacatcttttctttatttgtgtgtgaggagtgtttcctgaaagtttggccttacctttttgtaacaccctgtattggctAATAGTATTTGTCTTTGGTTTTTCACTTAATGGCAGAAACTCAAGTTTGTAGTTTTGATTAATTCACATCTTTCTGTAATTATTCTTATCATGTACTTCCCAGAAGTGTGTATGAAATAGGAAAGTGAGGTTGTCAGTGAAAGCCAATAGCTAATACTAAGTTAAGATTTATTACAATAGTACAGTAGTAACAACTGAGTATTGCTGTCTTGAGAATAGACATCACTTGTGTTTCTGCAGCGTACCATAATTCACAGAACCATAAGTCATTAAAAAGATTTAGCAAAAAATTTTTTACAGCTCATTAATATTAAATAGTCAAGACTGATTAAATGATGGAAACTAAACAGGTTCCTATTTGCCCTGGAGTGGGACCAGTTGTGTTTTGGTACGATGGGTTTCACTCCATACGTGAACTGTCACCCAGCTGATATGTATGGCAACTTTTACTTTACAAATATCTTATGGTCTCCATTCGTGATATAATTTGCTGTAGTggacctgctatgcagtgccactaaACCATGACATGCCCTCTTCACAATGGACTTTTTCACATTGCGCACGGGTGGGTGAAAGAGAGCTTCAATCTATTCAAGCTACTAAAATGACACAGTCACTTTTGCCATAACTCTTATGTGTTACAACTGAAATGTTTCCTCTATACATCATTTACAATTGAGAATGAAAACAACCTCTCTTAATTTGTAGCGCACAATAGACCACACCATGTGTTGATTTACTGATTGGACATTTCAGACTAACTGTTCTCATGTATGTTCATGAATTGTTCTGGTGTTTACATTATCACCTGTGCACTTTCTTGTATGATCTCCAAGACACTGCTAAGCCATGCCTCCAGTCCGTAAGCAATCCTCTCCAGCAGATGGAGATGCTTGCTCACCATTGTGCCTTGTCCATGTTCTGCACCAACATCTTTGATGTCCATCTACGTATGTGGCAAACCAGAGCACACACAGTGGGATGTCCCACACTTAACAAGCACATAATCAACATTTACAGTTTCAGTGAACATCTTTTTTGGCCAGATTGGTTAGAAGTGGAACACGCTATTCCACAGAATCAACATGTTACACCTCAAATGTCCTTACTGAGATGAAATATGTTGTGTAACTCAGCTTACTTGACCAATTACAAACATTGCATATTTCAATTAACTGGtggtatattttcttttcttcttatgtAGCTGTATCTTGTTTCGTACATAGGTATATCTTATCGCACAAGACAAGATCTCATCTTCTGCTATAcagttcattaataataataataataatagaataacaTAATTTCCActgtttttgtaactttttgtggATTATTCATGGCTGATTTTCCATGACAACAGCACATCTTTGGGCTGCACGTTCTGAGAGGAGGTGACTCCACCCTTCAGTAAGTGGTGCGGAAATGCTGCACCCATGAATCTCATGACATCTGCACAGAACAGCATGCCATTTCCAACATGCAGGGTTGCTCTTGCCTTAATTCTAAAATACAATGATGACTAAACTTCACAATCATCTTTCTTGTTTAGAAGGACATACGAGTGACCTATCATTTCACTTGAAATTACATGTCACACTTCAGTGATTCAAAGTATCATCACTGCTCAGGTAAGTCTATTAGCCATTGACTGTTTTGGAGAACACTTCTACAACATGATGAACTGTCAATGTACAAGTTCCTACCTCTGTAAGAGCTGCACGTACCCCTTTCTCTGTGGGCAGATACCACATAAATACCTTTTTATCTTTGTGGATGAGTCTATCTGTATTAATTCCTCTATACAAAAAATGGGTCAGGTCATTCCATCTATAGAGTCACCTGACCAAGGATTATATTGTCCCTTCCATGAGTTCACCTATCATTGTCCTCTCCAATACCTATGTAAAATTGGGTATGCCCCATCTTAAATCTTTAACAGTGTGCACAGCCTCTGGTTCTTATATTTATGCACCTCAGTGACAAAGTTTCTCTGTAGCATATCGACTTCCAGTAAATACTTGTCAGTGATTGTCCACCAGGGATCTATTCATTGCTACTAAATTATAAGACTTATCTGTAGTCTTTATTATTAAAGTGATCACATTCTGCTACATCAGAGAACAATGCAAAAGTACAATTCTGAGTGTTTACCttcgtgaaacattttttttttgctttctttctATAGATAAATGCTCATTTCAAGTTCTGTTGGGGATAATTCTTAGTTTAcctttaatttttgtttaattgtctcaATATTTATAAGGTAAGGCTTATCTGCTTAATGAATCATCAATCCTTCAGcgttataccactgaatgtaatatACTAATAACTATAGACCTTTTATTTCACTTCCTTAAATCATTTATTCATTAGAGCTCTCCCATCAAAGTTAATGCAAATCTTTTGTATTAGTTTGTGCACCAGTTGTTAAACAGTTTGTTGGCACTCCTTTATCAGAGATATCAATAGACTTAGCTATCACAGCAAAACAATTGAATCATCAAACTATTACTTTTTCGCTTGCATGTTAGCATGTCATACTCCACATAGGGTAAggtttcctttcccttccttttccCCCTGTTAATACATAATATTGCTATCATTTAACACACATAAATATACATAATTGTAGTGAATACACTGCATTAAAAACGCGCTGCCATTACATAATAATCATACTATTTGTATCCTGTCTTGGTGTTTTTGTTACTCCTCGGCTTTTCCAAGAAAACAGGTTTTACTATCACTGTGTGATGTGGTTTTGAGAAGGGTTCTGCTGTAGAAATTACTGATTGTGGAAAGAAGGAAGATATAGTCAGTACTCatgttggaaaagaaagaaaggaaaactaaCAGTAGGAGTGTTAGGGCCAAGGAAAGACAGAAGACAGACTGCAAAGACAGACTGTCGTACCACCCCATACCTCAGGATCATCTCCCTGCTAGATTCTTCACCGAGATGCCAGAGGATGAAGAATGTTCAGTGTACCTTACAGAATGAACTTCTCCCTGCTTCATCAGCACTGGCCAGAAAATTGATTCTAATACCTCTCTGTATTGAGGTTGTAGAGAGTAATAACACGACTAAAAGAAATTGTTGTAAGAAGAACTAAATCTGAGCTCTGTATGTACAGGGTGTATAAAGTCCggtaacactttcagttatttattgcgcaagaaccaaacattatgcacatatcatacatatgtcattttgaagagaaagcctgaaagtttttttcatgtatgacgccacagcatagtttggtaatttgccaatagtcagtgctagtcgcaaacatggcgattTCAGGTGTGGAGCAAGCTTTATGtgtgctgtttcatgaaatggcctccacgatcaccagatctTATTCCATGTgtctttttctgtggggacacattagggatatggtgtatgtaccacctctaccatgtggtgtagcagagctccgggagggaatatgggaagcgactgccacagttgacgatgccatgctTGGACAagtatggcaagaattcaattaaCATATTGATGTCTGCCGgttcactcatggtttgcatattgaatgtttgtaaaaaaaaaaaaaaagttccagagtttctcttcaaaaatgcaaagtgtatgacatctgtacaatgtttagtatttgtgcaataaataattgaaagtgttcccagactttatgtacaccctgtacgtgTTCACTTACAGTATTCAACCTCCGCTATAAAAGGTAATGTAATCCCAACCATTATTTTTATAGAAGGTAAAGAAAAGGTAAAAAATCCCTCATGGAAAACATACAAATTAACCTTTCAATGAATGAAGGAAATTTTTGCAGGATGTTTATTATATTTTAAAGCACATGTGAGTGACCATGCACACATAATCACACTTTAAAGGAGATCTTAAATCATTATGTTGCTTGTAGTCACTGTTGA encodes:
- the LOC124776892 gene encoding enoyl-CoA hydratase domain-containing protein 3, mitochondrial codes for the protein MSVTTRMSLAMGKHVARIRGKPKHNMSLSTSCIIANEPLTKTVQYDGVRKIIMSSQKTRNALSMKMMEDLIAGITCNQNDPSLRCILLYGEGRVFSAGHNLKELTSKDGSEFHHEVFATCSRLMLGILQCPVPVIAVVQGLAAAAGCQLVASCDIAICSDNSSFSTPGANFGIFCSTPGIAVGRAVPKKVAAHMLFTGLPLSAEEALRAGLVSKVVPAEDLEEEVRKIVDSICNKSRAVIELGKKFFYQQLETDIRTAYRMGEEIMVNNLAMSDGQEGVRSFIEKRKPCWTHSSEKCH